The Glycine soja cultivar W05 chromosome 9, ASM419377v2, whole genome shotgun sequence sequence CTTTTCAAAACATGATGCGGTTCTATAACTCAACCTCTGCGAAACCTTTTCATTCTGATCACTATAGTAGACTTGTCTCTTTGATTGAAACTTGCATAGTGCAACAAATTAAGCAGACCCATGCCCAATTAATAACCACAGCTCTAATCTCACACCCTGTTTCAGCCAACAAGCTCCACAAGCTTGCTGCTTGTGCTTCTCTTTTTTATGCCCACAAACTGTTTGATCAAATTCCTCATCCAGACTTGTTCATTTATAACGCCATGATCAGAGCACATTCTTTGTTACCCCATTCCTGCCACATTTCCCTTGTGGTTTTCCGCTCATTGACCTGGGATTCGGGCCGTTTTCCAAATTGATATAGCTTTGTGTTTGCTTTTGCTTTCGGTGCCTGTGGCTATGTGTTTGTTGTGAATGCCTTGATTGGTATGCATGGGAAGTGAGGACTTGTGGAGGAGAGCCAGAAGGTATTTCAATGGGCTGTGGATAGAGACTTGTATTCTTGGAACACCATGATTTCCACCTACGTTGGATCCGGTAACATGAGTCAAGCTAAAGAATTGTTTGATGGAATGCAAGAGCGAAATGTTGTGTCGTGGAGTACTATAATAGCTGGTTATGTTCAGGTATTGCTGGATTGGaaagtaaacaaaataatgATACTAGCACTTTACATGATTTCCTTGTTCCTTTGAAGTGGGACGTTTCACTAGTCTGCTGTTGAAAGTATCATATTTGTTGTATTTAACTTAATTGTTAATGTACTCTGTCTGAAGTTACTTCATGCTTACTATAGGTTGGTTGTTTCATGGAGGCTTTGGGTTTCTTCCACGAGATGTTGCAAATAGGTCCCAAGCCAAATGAATATACCCTTGTAAGCACTCTTGCAGCCTGTTCAAATCTAGTAGCATTGGATAAAGGAAAGTGGTTCCATGCTTACATTGGGAGGGGTGACATTAAGATGAATGAGAGGCTTCTTGCTAGCATCATTGGCATGTATGCCAAGTGTGGAGAGATAGAATCAGCATCAAGAGTTTTCTTAGAACACAGGGTAAAGCAAAAAGTTTGGCCTTGAAATGCCATGATTAGTGGGTTTGCGATGCATGGAATGCCCAACGAGGCCATAGATGTGTTTGAACAAATGAAGGTAGAAAAAGTATCTCCTAATAAAGTTGCATTCATTGCCTTATTGAATGCTTGTAGTCATGGCTATATGGTCGAGGAGGGGAACTTATGTTTCAGATTGATGGTTAGTGATTATGCTATTACCCCAGAAATAGTGCATTATGGATGCATGGTACTTAGTCGTTCTGGTCTCTTGAAAGAGGCTGAAGACATGATTTCAAGTATGCCCATGGCTCCAAATGTTGCAATATGGGGAGCACTGTTGAATGCTTGTAGAATCTATAAAGATGTGGAGCGGGGATATAGAATAGGCAGGATCATTGAAGATATGGATCCTAACCATATAGGGTGTCATGTTCTATTGAGTAATATATATTCTACATCTAGGAGATGGAATGAAGCAAGAATGCTgagagagaagaataaaatcaGTAGGGATAGAAAAAAGATTTCTGGTTGCAGCTCAATTGAATTGAAGGGAACATTCCATCAATTCCTGGTTGGAGATCGATCCCAGCCTCAGAGTAGGGAGATTTAATCATTTTTGGAGGAGATGACAATTAAGTTGAAGAGTGCTGGGTATGTTCCTGAGTTAGGGGAACTTTTGCATGATATTGATGATGAGGAAGATAGAGTCTGCTTTGTCTGTACACAGAAATTGGCTATTGCTTTTGGATTGATGAACACAGCAAATGGAACACCAATTCGCATTGTGAAGAATTTAAGAGTTTGTGGGGATTGTCATCAAGCAACAAAATTCATCTCCAAGGTTTACAATAGAGTAATTATAGCTAGAGACAGAACAAGGTATCACCGCTTCAAAGATGGAATCTGTTCTTGCGAAGACTACTGGTAGATAAGGAAACTGCTACATATGTCAAATAAGTTTCAAGATGCTTGTTTCCCTATTTGCCCTCCTTTGACACAATGGAGCATTTTTGTTTATACGGCAAACTCATTCACATATTGAGTTGGCAAGACAAAGGTATGCACTTGATGAGAAGATAATATTGTGCATATGATCAGCTCCTTTGATTACATTCAAATAAGGAAAgatcaaggaaggaagaatgcATTCTATGCTTAATAAGGGTGTCTTCTATGTGTATTATTTGCATTGTTGAACAGTTCGGCAATTGGCTTATTAAGGGGTTCTCTTGCTTTTTATGCTTTTGTCTGATTCTTGAAGAATGCTCTCTATGGTGGTGGCAATTCTTTACAACTTCACATAATGGCAGTTGCCTGAGGTTTGTACACTTCATTTTCTACTATGCACATATACTGAACCAGCAATAGCTTGATTGTGCTAGCTCAAGTTGGAACTGGTAAAACACAATTATTGAGGGCCATGaggggtaaatttctgtataaCTCTTGTTGCATTTTGTATAGATGACAGATCTCATTTTTCCAAAATCTTTTATTCTGATCTAAATATGAACCAATAGTTTTTTCTGTGAGGTTATTTCCTCAAACCAACATTATTCAGCTTTATCATATTTTCGTGGTTGTATTGAGCTACATTTACGTGACTGGTAAAGTTTTGTCCAATTCGCACTACATGAAACTTTAAGTTGTAGTTTTCCAATAATATTCATTACCTTAATGGTCGTTTTTGAGATTGGAGTTTTCAGGTATTCGAGCATGTTACAGACTGGAGAGCGAGCAACTCAGAATTTTGTACAAAATAGATGCAGACGTTGGAAAGTGGAAATTACATATGGTATGATTGACTTGCTACAACATCTATTTTAAgattgtttgtgatgtttaaaTATGATACGACATTGAAAATTACTTTTTGAAATTCTTATTATAAAGTTGTACTGTTTTATACATTTTAAGGGATAATATTCTTGTATCCACTCCTTTTATTCTTATGTAAATCTGGAAAATAGAAGCTGAAACTGTTTCCAACTGACAAATTGAAATCAGACACATTCCAACCTTAACAATGTCGGGCTCCACATATTACTTGGGTTTGTTCACATGTTTACATAATTACATATATACTCCATAAAACAGAAAAGCAAAAAAACTAGATTTTTCCACTCTTTCGAATTTCAAACATATAGCATGActgcaaatattatttaatacgaCTGAAAAACATCTTATTTTACAACTTCCAACTGAACAAAACTTTTCTTCCACAAAATTTAGCAGAAACATACTACATACAcaagtaataataatactataatatcattgtgtgtgtgtgtgacagATAGAGAGATATACCTTCTATTTTCTAAGGCAATATTACAAAATCACTCCTCTACATTTACTTGAGCACTGGCTGCTTCCATCAGTCCATTGCGTATCTGCTCACCAATATCCCTAACGTGGCCAGGACCATGGGGTATAAAAACAGTGGTATTCTTTGATGAGTTCCCAAGGTCTTTGATTGTGTCAAAGTACTGAGTAATCATGATAAGATCCATCACCTCCTTAGCATTAGTGCCTTCTACCTTGTGAGAGAAATTGAGGATGTTCTCTCTCAAACCATCTGTTATAGCTTGCCGCTGCCTGGCTACACCAACCCCACCCAAATACTTGGCTTCAGCTTCAGCCTCTGCTTTTTTAACTAGCAACACCTTTTCAGCTTCTCCTTTGTACTCACTAGCAAGTTGCATCCTTTGAgctgtaaaataaaatcaattctcAATAAATAGTAAATATGATTGCATACAATCTTGACCCACTAATGTTTCGATTGGTGGAGAAGGGTGGAATGGAGGGAAATGGAATATAATGATATTATGTTCCATGGTTTGAATTGATCCAGCGTAGATGAAATATAATGAAAACTAGTGAAATTCATTTCATCTTATTTCATTGTTTACCTTCGTTTTTCTTTCCCCCCTCCAATTGTGGAGGAATAAGATGGAATGGGAATTTTGTTCTATTCCATTATGTTCCATTTCATTTTGATCCATTTTATTCCATCCCATCTCTTTCCATCAATCTAAACAAAACCTTATTCAAGGGTAAATACACTTTTATAATACTTGCTCACTTTAGAGACAAAAACACCTACGAGGAGTATTTTCAGAGGAGAAACTACGATATGCATACAGACATGTTAATGCTTTGATATtgccataaaaataaaaaaagctctAAAAACCATGGAGTAGTATATATTACCGGCATTGATCTCATTCATTGCCTTACGCACAGCAGGATCAGGTATAATATCAACCATGAGTATGTGCTCTATACTATAGCCATACTCTCCCATCACCTGATACATGAAATGAAGGAGATATAGACATTGGTATGCAGATAAATAATAGAGCATAAATGAACAAGCACAGCACAATCTTATTAACTTAGTATAtttcaaaacaaacacaacaacaataacaaaagttttttttatctcactATGTGATGTCAGCTACATGAATCACACAACATCATTATGATATGTTAAAAACCAACATTGTTTAGGATGaggtccctttgaacaatttcCTCCAAAGTCCTTCAGAGTCTCCCTCTAACCCTTTTCCCAACACAAGGCTAAAAACTAATGCAATCTACTCTCTTCACCAGTACTTCAAAACAGATGCTTTTAACATAAACTCTTTTATATGCGCAACCAACGAGCTATAGTTTTAAAAGGAAATgaaataatttgatattttgtgAACAACTAAACTTCTCTTCACTTTTCATAAAGAACGCCAGAACTTAAATAAAAGTAGTTACCTTTTCAAGTTCCTCCAAGACAGCTTTGGCAACCTCACCCTTCTGCTCAAAGAGTTCATCCAAGTTCATTCTAGGAACAATAGCACGAGTCACTGAAAAGCACCAACCAAACCACACAACACACAATGTCACAATTAAAAcaagaaatcaaaatcaaaattgatacAAAAAAGAACCATTAACAAAACAGTACCATCAAAAACATAAGCCTGGATCTGCTCCTGAGGGTTTTGCAACTCATAGAAAGCATCATCAGCGTTTTCCTTAATCACTCGGTATTGAATCGAACACAGCAACTGCACAAAAACATTGTCCTGCAccacaatttaaataaataaaaaatcactcaCTACTCCTCTTTTCTCCATCATCTTCATCCTTATTAGGTCACAATTGGTAAGAACTAAAAATCACACGCGTATGCTAAGAAAGTAACAGAATCTgacaaaattcatatatatacaaaaaaaaaaaaaaattgagaattgaaATGGAAAATGATGGTTGGGACCTTGGTTTTGGTTTCGATGCGGACGTCGAGGGAGGAGATCCTGGTGGAGAGGATACCGGAGAGGCATTCGCCGGCGAGAGGGTTGAAAAAGTGGAAGCCCGGTTGGGCGAGGCGGTGGAAGCGACCCCACTGCTCGACCACGCCGACGCTGGATTGAGCAACGCAACCACAGAAGAAGCAGAACGTGTTCCCCATCCTTGCAAACCACCGAACAACAATcaccttcttctttttcttctgctCTGCTGCAAACTAAATCTATAATCTGTTAATAACACGGTATTGTCGTGTAGTATTTTTCAAAGATTTCCTTAGTACATGGTACAGGTTCCACTtctgattgttttttatatctaataaGTCCTATCTTGACCAAGATTTGTTACTACTTACTAGTATCATCATGATGAAGTATtacaaatatttatgaaaaaaattataaatagaatATACTAACATTCATTATCTTTATTGTGTTTTGAAGTAtgtagaaaaattgaaaaaaaagttatgtatagcacatttttatttgttaacactattttaaagataatattgtgattaaaattttgaaaatcttattaaataaatgtaatataagttaaaatgttaagttttattttttaattatgcaattagagtgaaattaaaatagaaaataatagatttatttt is a genomic window containing:
- the LOC114368635 gene encoding protein PPLZ12-like, giving the protein MGNTFCFFCGCVAQSSVGVVEQWGRFHRLAQPGFHFFNPLAGECLSGILSTRISSLDVRIETKTKDNVFVQLLCSIQYRVIKENADDAFYELQNPQEQIQAYVFDVTRAIVPRMNLDELFEQKGEVAKAVLEELEKVMGEYGYSIEHILMVDIIPDPAVRKAMNEINAAQRMQLASEYKGEAEKVLLVKKAEAEAEAKYLGGVGVARQRQAITDGLRENILNFSHKVEGTNAKEVMDLIMITQYFDTIKDLGNSSKNTTVFIPHGPGHVRDIGEQIRNGLMEAASAQVNVEE